The stretch of DNA GAAAACATTACTAATGGCTTTTCGGCACTTGCTTTAGGAATGGCGTTTACCTTGTTATTTATGGGGCTTTGGTATCGTCGACTCGGTTGGATAGCAAATATTGCGTTAGTTGCAAACATGGTTTTGCTATTTGGCCTGTTAGCGTTGATCCCTGGGGCAGTGTTGACCTTACCCGGTATTGCGGGACTGGTATTAACGGTTGGTATGGCGGTTGATACCAATGTACTTATTTTTGAAAGGATTAAAGATAAGTTAAAAGAGGGGAAGAGCTTTGCGCATGCGATTGATAGAGGCTTTGACAGCGCTTTGTCCACCATCATCGATGCCAATTTTACCACGATGATCACCGCGATAGTGTTGTACTCAATCGGTAATGGTCCTATTCAAGGGTTTGCTTTGACCTTAGGGCTGGGGTTATTAACGAGTATGTTCACCGGTATTTTTGCTTCAAGAGCATTAGTTAATTGGGTTTATGGACGCGATTTTAGTCGCGATGTGAAGGTGTAATATGAATTTTAAAAAATTGAGTAAGTTAACTAAAGCGCGCTACTTATCTAGCCTAATGTCTTTAGTGATAATGTTCTGCTCCGTCGGAATTATCTTGGTTAATGGTTTTAATTGGGGTTTAGATTTCACCGGCGGTGTGGTTACAGAGGTGAAGCTTGATAGCAATATCAAGGCCGCTCAGATAAGTGAGCTACTAGCGCAACACTCAGATCAAGATGTGAGTGTTATTTCGGCGGGTGAAGCTGGACGTTGGGTGCTGAGATATAGCCAAGTTAACGCTGAATCTAGTTCGAGTATCACCCGTGTTCTGGCGCCATTGACTCATAATATAGAAGTGCTCAATTCGAGTATCGTTGGGCCGCAAATAGGCCAAGAGTTAGCAGAGCAGGGAGGCTTAGCACTTTTGGTTGCGATGTTATGTATCCTCGGCTATCTAAGTTTTCGTTTTGAATGGCGTCTTGCCAGTGGTGCACTATTGGCACTATTTCATGACGTGGCTTTTGTCTTGGCATTCTTTGCGTTAACTCAGATGGAGTTTAACCTTACTGTACTCGCAGCAGTGTTAGCTATTTTGGGGTATTCGCTAAATGACTCAATTATTATCGCAGACCGGATCAGAGAGCTATTAACCTCTAAGCCTAAAATGGCGGTTGAAGCGGTATGCAGTCGAGCGGTACAGGCGACATTCTCTCGCACCATGGTGACGAGTGGCACAACATTAATCACCGTTTCTGCATTGTGGATAATGGGCGGTGGCCCTTTAGAGAGTTTTTCAATAGCAATGTTTCTTGGCATTGTGATTGGTACCTTCTCGTCAATTTCTATCGGGACCAGCTTGCCTGAGTTGCTGAAAGTTAACTCCGAGCATTATAAAGTAAAGCCTATATGTGACGCTCCATAAAAAAACACACAAAAAAAAGCCGCTGAATAATCAGCGGCTTTTTTTATTTATCTTGCAAACTTTTCTTTTTTAAAAGAAACTTTGCTAATTACTTTGCCTTAGGCACAGCAATTTTCATTTCTTCAGACTGTCGGAACAGTACTAAGACGTGACCGATAAGCTGTATTTTTTCAGCTTGGGTTTCACGTACGATGGCGTCGACGATTGCATTTTTAAGCTCTCTGTCACCAGAGGCTACTTTCACTTTGATCAATTCATGATGAGAGAGTGCACTATCAATTTCAGCCAGTACACCTTCAGTCAGGCCGTTGCCACCAAGCATCACTACAGGCTTTAAATTATGCGCTAAGCCCTTTAAGTGCTGTTTTTGTTTGGTTGTTAAGTTCATTTATACCAACTTTATGCTGAGTTACTGTTGAAAAGCCGCTATTCTACCCTTATATATGCTTTGTGTAACTCTCAATTGTTGCGGATTTTAAATGTCAGGTAAAAAACGAACCGCCAGCTCTTCACGCTGGATGCAAGAACATTTCGATGATCACTATGTCAAGTTAGCGCAAAAGCGCGGCTTTAGGTCGCGAGCGGCCTTTAAGATAGAGGAGATCCAAGAGAAAGATAAACTTATACGATCCGGCATGACTGTGGTCGATTTAGGCGCAGCACCTGGAGGATGGTCGCAAGTGGTTGTTAAACTTGCTGGCGACAAAGGTAAAGTGATCGCGTGCGATATTTTACCTATGGACCCGATTGTTGGGGTCGATTTCCTACAAGGTGATTTCCGCGAAGAGAACGTACTTGAAGCGCTGCTGACGCGAGTTGGTGATGCTAAAGTGGATGTCGTATTATCTGATATGGCGCCAAACATGAGTGGTACTGGCGGGGTCGATCAACCTCGTGCTATGTATTTAGTCGAACTCGCATTAGATATGTGCCATCAAGTTTTGGCACCTAATGGCTGTTTTGCTGTTAAAGTCTTTCAGGGGGAGGGCTTTGACGAGTACATGAAATTAGTTAAACAAGCATTTAAAACCGTTAAAACACGTAAGCCGGATTCATCGCGAGCACGATCACGTGAGGTCTATCTTGTGGCGACGGGGTACAAGTTATAGTAATCTATCGTAAGTACTCTAACATTAGTTTTCGAAAGACTTTAAAAAGAGGTCGAGTAATTTGAGTGACATGGCTAAAAATTTAATTCTCTGGGTTGTCATCGCGGTTGTGTTGATGGCAGTGTTTCAGGGCTATTCCCCCTCTTCTTCTACCAAGCAGAAGATGGATTATTCTACCTTTTTAGACGATGTTCGTGACGGGCAGATTAATACTGTCGAAGTGAAAAGCGATCAACGTACGATTGAAGGAACAAAGCGTACTGGAGAGAAGTTCACCACGATTATGCCAATGCCAGATCTTGACTTGATCAATGATCTAGCCCGTAAAGGCATTATGATGAAAGGACAAGAAGCAGAAGAGTCGGGTTTCTTAACTCAAATCTTTATCTCTTGGTTCCCTATGCTGCTGCTTATCGGGGTATGGATTTTCTTCATGCGTCAGATGCAAGGCGGTGGTGGTAAAGGCGCAATGTCATTTGGTAAGAGTAAAGCCAAATTGATGAGCGAAGACCAAATTAAAACGACTTTTGCTGACGTTGCTGGTTGTGACGAAGCGAAAGAAGACGTTAAAGAATTGGTTGATTACTTAAAAGAGCCAACGCGTTTCCAAAAGTTAGGCGGACGAATTCCTACTGGTGTGTTACTTGTTGGCCCACCAGGTACCGGTAAGACGCTAATTGCTAAAGCCATTGCGGGTGAAGCTAAAGTGCCTTTCTTTACCATTTCAGGTTCAGACTTCGTTGAAATGTTTGTGGGTGTTGGTGCATCTCGAGTCCGTGACATGTTTGAGCAAGCTAAAAAGTCTGCTCCCTGCATTATCTTCATTGATGAAATTGATGCCGTAGGTCGCCAGCGTGGTGCGGGTGTTGGTGGTGGTCATGATGAACGTGAGCAAACATTGAACCAACTACTGGTTGAAATGGATGGTTTTGAAGGCAACGAAGGCGTCATTGTCATCGCCGCGACTAACCGTCCAGACGTGTTAGATGCAGCGTTACTACGTCCAGGTCGTTTTGACCGTCAAGTTGTTGTGGGTCTGCCTGACGTTCGTGGTCGTGAGCAAATTCTTAAAGTCCATATGCGCAAAGTGCCATTGGCTGACGGTGTTAAGGCAAGTGTTATTGCTCGTGGTACGCCAGGTTTCTCTGGTGCAGACCTTGCTAACCTTGTCAACGAAGCGGCATTATTTGCAGCTCGTAACAGTCGCCGCGTCGTGGGCATGGAAGAGTTCGAAAGTGCTAAAGACAAGATCATGATGGGTGCAGAGCGCCGCACTATGGTGATGTCTGAAGCTGAAAAAGAGATGACCGCTTACCATGAAGCAGGTCATGCGATTGTCGGTTGTTTAGTGCCAGAGCATGATCCTGTGCATAAGGTGACTATTATTCCACGCGGTCGAGCGTTGGGTGTGACTTTCTTTTTGCCTGAAGCG from Shewanella sp. Choline-02u-19 encodes:
- the secF gene encoding protein translocase subunit SecF; the protein is MNFKKLSKLTKARYLSSLMSLVIMFCSVGIILVNGFNWGLDFTGGVVTEVKLDSNIKAAQISELLAQHSDQDVSVISAGEAGRWVLRYSQVNAESSSSITRVLAPLTHNIEVLNSSIVGPQIGQELAEQGGLALLVAMLCILGYLSFRFEWRLASGALLALFHDVAFVLAFFALTQMEFNLTVLAAVLAILGYSLNDSIIIADRIRELLTSKPKMAVEAVCSRAVQATFSRTMVTSGTTLITVSALWIMGGGPLESFSIAMFLGIVIGTFSSISIGTSLPELLKVNSEHYKVKPICDAP
- the yhbY gene encoding ribosome assembly RNA-binding protein YhbY, whose product is MNLTTKQKQHLKGLAHNLKPVVMLGGNGLTEGVLAEIDSALSHHELIKVKVASGDRELKNAIVDAIVRETQAEKIQLIGHVLVLFRQSEEMKIAVPKAK
- the rlmE gene encoding 23S rRNA (uridine(2552)-2'-O)-methyltransferase RlmE, which codes for MSGKKRTASSSRWMQEHFDDHYVKLAQKRGFRSRAAFKIEEIQEKDKLIRSGMTVVDLGAAPGGWSQVVVKLAGDKGKVIACDILPMDPIVGVDFLQGDFREENVLEALLTRVGDAKVDVVLSDMAPNMSGTGGVDQPRAMYLVELALDMCHQVLAPNGCFAVKVFQGEGFDEYMKLVKQAFKTVKTRKPDSSRARSREVYLVATGYKL
- the ftsH gene encoding ATP-dependent zinc metalloprotease FtsH; this translates as MAKNLILWVVIAVVLMAVFQGYSPSSSTKQKMDYSTFLDDVRDGQINTVEVKSDQRTIEGTKRTGEKFTTIMPMPDLDLINDLARKGIMMKGQEAEESGFLTQIFISWFPMLLLIGVWIFFMRQMQGGGGKGAMSFGKSKAKLMSEDQIKTTFADVAGCDEAKEDVKELVDYLKEPTRFQKLGGRIPTGVLLVGPPGTGKTLIAKAIAGEAKVPFFTISGSDFVEMFVGVGASRVRDMFEQAKKSAPCIIFIDEIDAVGRQRGAGVGGGHDEREQTLNQLLVEMDGFEGNEGVIVIAATNRPDVLDAALLRPGRFDRQVVVGLPDVRGREQILKVHMRKVPLADGVKASVIARGTPGFSGADLANLVNEAALFAARNSRRVVGMEEFESAKDKIMMGAERRTMVMSEAEKEMTAYHEAGHAIVGCLVPEHDPVHKVTIIPRGRALGVTFFLPEADAISQSRQKLESQISVAYGGRLAEEIIYGSQKVSTGASQDIKYATSIARNMVTQWGFSDKLGPVLYAEDENEVFLGRSMGKSQHMSDDTARIIDAEVKLLISSNYDRAQVYLTENMDILHAMKDALMKYETIDSNQIDDLMKRREVRLPAEWEKDKQSKDNDSNDASSEKKEDVKDTEDSQTDVSDADESPAK